AGTCAGTGATCGGAAGGGAGGCGAGGAGGCAGATACTCGATGCTGAAGGGAGGCTTCCCGACTATCTCATCGCATGCGTCGGCGGGGGCAGCAATGCAATGGGGCTTTTCCACGCATTTTCAAACGATCCGGTGAGAATGATCGGTGTCGAGGCGGGAGGGAGAGGCATAGAGAGCGGCGAGCACGCTGCGCGGTTCGCAGGGGGCTCGCTCGGAGTCTTTCAAGGAACGAAGACCTTTCTCCTCCAGGATGAGGCAGGCAACGTGCTCGGCACGCACTCTGTTTCTGCGGGCCTGGACTATGCTGCCATCGGGCCGGAGCATTCCTTTTTGAAGGATTCCGGGCGGGTCGAGTACACGTATGCAACCGACGCGGAGGCGTTGGCGGCCTTTGAACTCCTTTCAAAAAAAGAAGGGATCATCCCCGCCCTTGAATCCGCCCATGCTATAGCCGGCGCAGTGAAACTCGCCCCGCGAGTTCCCGGAGAAGGGGTCGTGATTATTAATCTGTCGGGCCGCGGGGATAAGGACGTGCAGCAGGTTGCGCGACTCAAGGGGATCGAGATCTGCTGAGTCTTGAGGATTTTGGGGATGAATAGGATAGAAGCCACATTCAAGAAGCTGCGGAGGCAGCATAAGAAGGCCTTCATACCGTATATCATGGCGGGAGACCCCTCCCCCGAGAAGACGAGGGAGACGGTCCTCCTCTTCGCGCGATGCGGAGCGGACCTTGTCGAGCTCGGCGTACCCTTCACCGACCCTCTTGCGGACGGGCCGACCATTCAACGGGCTGCAGAGAGGGCATTACAGGCCGCTGTCACGCTGCGAACAGTTATCGGCCTTGTACGGGAGCTGAGAAAGGATACCGAGATACCGCTGATCCTCATGACCTATTACAACCCCGTCTATAAATATGGCGATGCAATGTTCGTCAGGGATGCGGTTGAAGCCGGAGTCGACGGTGTCATCATCCCCGACCTCCCCGTTGATGAGGCGGGTGACCTCATGAGGCTTTCGAAGGAGGCGGGCCTTGCCACGATATTTCTCCTTGCGCCGACATCTACGGAAGACCGGATGAAAAAAGCGGCAAAGGCGTCACAGGGGTTTATCTACTATGTCTCGATGACCGGGATAACAGGCTCCCGACTTTCCGTTGATGCTTCACTGAAAGAGTCCCTCGAAGCCGTGCGCAGGCTCACGAAAAAGCCTGTTGCCGTAGGTTTCGGCATCTCGACTCCGGAGGAAGCTGTTTCCGTCGCAGAATTCGCCGACGGAATCATAGTCGGCAGCGCCCTTGTGAAGAGATTGCATGAG
Above is a genomic segment from Thermodesulfovibrionales bacterium containing:
- a CDS encoding pyridoxal-phosphate dependent enzyme — its product is SVIGREARRQILDAEGRLPDYLIACVGGGSNAMGLFHAFSNDPVRMIGVEAGGRGIESGEHAARFAGGSLGVFQGTKTFLLQDEAGNVLGTHSVSAGLDYAAIGPEHSFLKDSGRVEYTYATDAEALAAFELLSKKEGIIPALESAHAIAGAVKLAPRVPGEGVVIINLSGRGDKDVQQVARLKGIEIC
- the trpA gene encoding tryptophan synthase subunit alpha; amino-acid sequence: MNRIEATFKKLRRQHKKAFIPYIMAGDPSPEKTRETVLLFARCGADLVELGVPFTDPLADGPTIQRAAERALQAAVTLRTVIGLVRELRKDTEIPLILMTYYNPVYKYGDAMFVRDAVEAGVDGVIIPDLPVDEAGDLMRLSKEAGLATIFLLAPTSTEDRMKKAAKASQGFIYYVSMTGITGSRLSVDASLKESLEAVRRLTKKPVAVGFGISTPEEAVSVAEFADGIIVGSALVKRLHEAPEGLEEFVLELRRAIR